aatatttatattcggtaatatttttgttgtcataatttatgtgttttatattatatccatatatatatagaaaaaagttttttttaatacttttatcattataaatatggtaTATTTTTGGATCATAATTATTGTCTATGTTGagattatttatgttttgattaaaaaataatgggaATATATgattgtaataaaaaatgtctttatttttttttataaatgatgtgaaataattattttcattattatttatagaataatatataaaaaaatgtttcgGGCCATCCACttcaattatattattatcaaaatatatatcacaaaaaaacgttaatatatttttttcattatataattttttattataattaattttttttaagttactacttatataataatgtgtGATACTTGtttgaattttattttttttgtttttttttatattacaaTATATGTTGTATTCTTCTTCGCTTTTCTTTTCCTTACGAAATGCGTTACTACATTcgatattttcatcattgtTTAGTATAATGAGGTCTCTAAAagtgttatatatatgaaataaaaatttgtaaaaagGGATTATTTCACGAGGATTTTccttcatatattttttatatacaaatatattatgcgtttcattttttgtagacaataaactatttaaataaattttgttttttttttctatagtatgatatgttttatattttggttttttttttaaatttgcaCCCAATTTgactttatttatttttttcatattttggatataggaaaataataatggtaAGCAATTCTGTACATATATTGATAAGAGTATAATGTTAGACAAAAGATTTTCcgataaatatgaattaaacttcttatatttcttactgatgaatgttttatttttttttgaataattatCAGTAGCATACATTTCCTCATTATATGcagatttatttttctcgtctgttttttcttttgttcTACACCATTCGATGTTGTAGTAAAAATAGTGGAGCAAGCTCAAAACActatattcaaaatatgttaataatttattgtcacaatttttataaccatttttatgtatatatttgtatatgttTAGATTGTCTTTATATTCTcttttgtatatatcaatatatGGATCTGATTGGTTATCATTTTTGCTTTGCTCATTTGTGTGTGCAAATATGTTATTGTCCATCTCATTCATACTATTTCCACTTCTCTTTCCTTcttctttaattttaagaACTAAAATTGtgtctatatatttattgatcGAATCACAAATTactttatcattataatcgctgaaagtttttttttttaaaaagaataaagTAAACTTGATTAAAAGtatgttaaaaatgtatgtatgctgtaaattatatttttgtaataaataaaaaattaaagaggaataataaatagatttattaaataaatagctactaaaatataagtagcatattatataaaagtctttttttatatttataatatttaaatatttaatactatttaaatatttttttaaaacatttatattcaaattttttttattatatattctttttaatattatatattgacCAAATTGTTTatctgtattttttttatgcttaTTCAGTAAGCAGTCTAAAATTTGTTTGCAATTTTGTACATTGGTTGATATTAAGTCGTTAAGTTCTTTTTTGGCGTCCTCTCTACAATTGTTTACAATGTATGAATATGTCTGTCGTATTATAGatttagatatatatacataaaataaacatattttattatttatatcaacTTCGTATATATTCGAGTCATTACTATATGTCTGTGCTACCTTTTTAGAGAAGGAACATTCAAGCAATTCTTTCCCGtcattacaatttttaaactCGTTTACACATAAATTATGATTGTTAGgggatatatttatatttgcaaAAATTTCAGCAAGTATATTTAACTGctctatatttaaaaaattataattttttgataaatgatatatatagaaatcTAGGgcatatgaaaaaatgtcTGTATATAAGCTGTACTTATATTTAACAATAttcatttcattttgttttaccttgttataatattcttcgttttttgttttcctTTCCTTTTGATATACTTTATTAAGGTAACTTATATCTGTCTTTTGGTGTAGATAGCCAAattgtgtaaaaaaaaaattatttatagaaacaaatgaattgtaaaaattgttttttttatcataatattcTCGTAAGTTTTtggaatataaaaatgttagcAATTGTATTaacttgtttttttttccattattatattcatttaaataatgaaaatatttatataaaaaaagctGAGGGTTATTATAgtcatttttgtttaaaatatgtttttcatttttatagtcTTCATCccaattatataaatttaatatattcatataggTGTCAATATTTATCCTTGGCACATTATACAAATACagtttaattaaaaatgggTTGGATATGCGATCATTATTCGCAATAGCCGTAGTCATTCTTTTCCTTATTACCCAGTGTATCTTCATTTCTTAATTTCAGATCAAGCGGCATTTGCGAAGAAAGATTGATAGTGTAGTTATCAAGCTTGGCATGCatgcttatttatttatatatttgcttATGGCTACGATGGGGCATAATATGGTATTATACACGTTGGTGATAAtaagtatttatatttgatcTAGAGCCATTTCTCTGCGCTTTAGAGAATAAAAACGCAAAATTGGCGGAATATTCTGAAAAAGAACTAAGCATAATATAGCATcactattattttacatttttcaaataaattttaaaaaatgtatgttCTACTGTAATTTTTGATAGTCGTTTTGTAATAtcttattatcattttttctcGCATTTTTACTGTAGCAATTATTCTATTACTCCATCATTTATagatttttaaaaaataaagataaaaataaaaatagaatggtatatatactttacAAAGAATGCACATAggtaaaatttttttttccttttcaaGAACATATCTTATGGtattttccaaaaaaaaaaaaaaaaaaaaaaaaaaaaaaaaatatagccaACTTTTTCagtaaaacaaataatgtTGAAAATATTGGGGGGAACTAAATTATTCCACTGATTGGTTgtaaaatacaatttttaggTAAACACATGTTTATGTATgttcataaataattaaacaaatatatatagggaACAGTGTtatgataaattttgtCACAATGCAATAGTCTtctctttatatttttggaaGCATAAAAAAGTGATATAGttggaaaaatattatttcttttatattaacataAATTAATGTGAATGTTTTATGAGGtgggaatatatattaatatgtgtTGAAGGATAGGAAGAAGCCTTGTTACTATGCAGTTCGGTTGAGTagctattatttataattatatacactTCCAACTTCCAAACAAGGTTCAgaataacaaaaaagtaaaatgcTTAGGTTACGAcgttttaataaattatgggcaagatctatttttttgaatgtTCGTAATTtttgtgaaaataaaaaaattcattacAATGGGCCAAAggatacatatataaattcagggcttgaattaaaaaatgaagacaCAGAAAAGTTAATAAGTTTAATGAAAGAGagtttaaaattaaaacttCTGACATGTACATATTATTCTGAAGAAATAGGAAAACATTATTTAGAGCTAGCCATATTagaacataaaaatttattattaaatgattcgaaaaatcattatttaaaaagttatgaaatatataaaaaaatatatagcgAAAATAGTATAATGTGTGCAAATATACAAACATATATAGGTGTTATTTATAAAGATTTAGGAGATTTAAAAGCATCAGAAGAATTTTTACAACTCTCCTtagcaaataaaaaattaatatgtaatgataaaaattatttaattgttGACACACTTAATAATCTTGGGTCTTTATAtcaacataaaaaaaattatacaacatcaattgaatattttgaagAATGTATaagaattttattatcatcatcaATACATTTACATAAAGATGAACAAATAGCTCTATgctattataatttatccTTTTCTTACATTGgaataaatgatattaatTCTGCAATAACATGTTTAATACGTTCCTATCAAATGGCTCAAAATGCTTTTGGGCCTGATCATATGTTAACAGTTCGAATAAAAACGTTATGGAACCGGTTAGAAAGTGAAGCAGCAGAAGGGAAATGATATTATAATGCTTAAGTCTATTTTGGCCATTGCAAATAAATAgctatatatgtaatatgctattatttcataaaatttgacagtgatatatatactcACTATCAATCTATTTTTCAACGTTTTTTGTGATATAAAATTGACATTATATAGTAACAATTTCAACCTAATATGGAACAaccataatataaattaataaaaaaattgtataaataagctataatttttttagtgtTAAAATgtgaagaaaaaagaaaaataaaaaataaacgaagtaacatttaatattacaaaaaataaattttttatgatccTCTATGTAAGCATATCATATAGGAACACGAATTTACATATGCATGTGCGtgtgtataaaaaatgcatatcaTATGGTATgttgtttatataatgtagaaaaatataaacaggAGTAATTCTAAAAggaaatttaataaaatatttcaattaaaaagaaaaaaaaaagttttaattaacatatatattgtatccTATGCAGTgcgcatatttattaaaaaaaaaaattagcttttgcaatatatgtaaagttgaaaaatggaaaaaaaaatatgaaaataatgatataaattatatcaattatttataggccagttgtatatacatatgcacacatatagaaataatatacacaaTACATgcatttgttaatttttttgttttgaattattttaatgtaCTATTAAGCATATCATATATGCCCAATGATAAATGTCTGCACAAAATTCTAGCGATTGCTTCATTTGTGATCCATCGTACAAcgataatttatttgtatattttttgtaatacatacatatatatatatcttaatcaaataaaatatgaaatacGCCATTGTGgttatttataatagtttatatttttgataactATATAAAACTTATAACTTTTTGTAGCAATATTCTTCTCCCTACACACAAAAATGCGTGTCAcccaaaaaaaagaaaagaggAAGAAATATGATGagatagaaaataaaagcgacatatacaaaattgtaaatatcTTCAAACAATATCTATGACAATAagtcaattttattatcgttctataaatattatcatgtttattttgatttttttgaaatatgaATCTCTTCACTGTGATATAGTCTGTAACAATTTTGGCTGGACAAATATGGCAATTTTTACATGGaaactatttaaaaagatTTCAAGAGAATTCTTCAGATGATTCACTATTATCCTTGTTCATTTctaaatacaaattttctCTTATGTCCCTATTTATAGTAAATCCACATATTTGTGGggtataataatttttttttttatcagataatatattaaatgataagGCAAAAAAGGAGGCAAAACTAGTACCAAAATAAGAACCATCTAATTGATTAAttaatgaatttttatgaGGATAATATGTTTCACAACATCGAGGGCAATATAAAAGTGGGCTTAAAAATTTAGGTACTTCTGATATAGCTGTTGGTAATAATTTTGCATTATCACAATATATACTTGGGCATGTTCCATAAATACccgatttatatttttctctcATAAGAGCTAAACCTTTTGaagttaaaataaaacggCTATGTATTAATCCATATAAACATGCTGCATTCTgttcatatatatctttatttttatataactcTTCAGATCttctatttatttcatcatcatcTTCATCATAATCATCgtcatcatcatcatcatcgTCATCGTCGTCATCTTCAtctaaaataatttttaataattttttaaaatgtggTACTTTAGTTTGTAACCCAATTAAATTAAACTCGTCTCTTATGAAATCCTCATCCACTTCTACTAAAAAGATGTTTTGCTTCAGCTGGCAAAACCACTCGATCCAGGATACCTACGCGTGaaaatgtatgtatatatgtatgtatgcACAGATgaattaacattttttaagaaaGCAATACGCAAACATATTCATTACATAATGCAATGATGTATGtgttttccattttttttatacaaaagtatatttttattttattttatattaccGTAGCTTCATTAAAATCGTCTTCATCATATTCGTCGTCATCATCATAATCATCATCATCgtcatcatcatcatcatcgTCGTCGTCATCTTCTTCGTCCTCGTCTTCATCCTCTTCTTCTTCCTCCTCCTCTTCTTCCTCTTCCTCTTCGTcctcttcttcttcttccCCTTGTTCGTGTTCGCCATCTTTAGGTTCTAATCCTGGGATACCTTCTCCATCTTCATCATGCTCATATTCTTCCTCCTTATAATCACTTCGTATTTGATTATCAAATTCTTCCCCTGAAATTTCTACATCCTCTTCCTGATTATCTTCTTCTTCAAACGTATTATTTAGGCTGTCATCTGATATATGATccatactatttttttaaaaaatcttTCTAATTATGGAACGtacttaatatatatatatatatttttacacctatatgtatttatatgcgtttatttatatgaactACCCAAAagttgaaaatataaattttccaaatataattttttaattggtTTTAAGAACATATTATGTAATTATTTACAGATATgtttatgcataaaaaatggaaaaaaataataaatagataataaatgaaaataaaaatgataacaataattatataccaatagtaatataataacaataatacgTAGATATATGGATAGATAGCATACAAAAGAGCACAGAATTTCCTTTAACATGCCtttctttctttatttaatttcattgtacatatatatatacataactACGCtcgattttaaaaaattcgatacaaaaaattataaaataccagcaagcatatattatatataatatatttcaacTCCTTTACTGTTCCAAcgttattataattttttctatatatataatatatatatataaatatatatatatattatgcatatatgttaAGGTGCTCATATGGGTATATAAATGCATACTATAATgctttataaattaataaaataacgtATATTATGTAGCATCGCTAAATATATAACGgaaatatttccatttaaaaaaaatatatatttatatattttggcATTTATGTATAGCAAAAAATACCCCCatgtaatttttcatattattccttttttggcagtttgaaaaaaactcttttcaattatttctatatatatgatgatataaaatGCGATGTACATACatactatatttatatatttttttcatgttgTATTAATAgcacatattattatatagcGGAAATTAATGGCCTTGGTAAAATTTGACGATATTGAAAAGTTTCCTTTTTTGTATCCAAATATCGAAGGCctttacatataaattattttatattaacaatgGAAACTTTTccacaataaaaaaaaattgaaaaatcataataatatatttcaagTGTTGGCAGCAAACATATGAATAAGTAATTTACATAAACAagttcatttattttatttattctaaACTTTAATAATTCTATGAGCATATATAGTAGgaactatattttatcaaaataaaaatattttttaaaacacaCTTTTCTATCTCTCTATACTGTTTTCTTAAATCATATAAActatatgattttttatttatgattttttatttatgatgATATTATCAAATAGGGTTTGGGTCATTTAAAACGAATTAAAGTCTACATATCCATATTGTTGTGCGAAATGTTTTTCTTAAATCTTATAACTTAATGatagtataaaaattggAGGTAAAAAATgggtatatttatttggtaTATATGTGTTTACAATGAATAatgtgataataaaaaactaaaatgagaaaaaaaaaataagtaaaaattttaaatcatCCATAAAGacacaaaaaatgttaGAAGCAAAATGATATGCAAttagcatattttttcattgtatttaaattaGAAGAAACTGATAATGTATCCTTAAGTATGTATGTACTtatgtaaaattatattttagaaGCATAAggtacaaaaaattattaaaaaaaaatcgaaagaAAAAGGGTGTAGACACTTGgttgtatattttaaatcgGTTTTAgcaaaacattttaaagaaCAAATTAGGATGCACATTTTTGTTTGCTAATTTTTCTAAAGTTCAAATGTCGAATTGATTattgatattattttggaATCTTATTTAGTTTAATTTGTAAGTCATTAATTAAGTTTACTAActtgtttataaaatctTCATAGATAGGTGTTATGAAGTCAATTAATTCTGATATCCTTATATTTTGGTTACttacattttcatatttcaATAATTCCGATTTTAGATTTTTGGATATGTTGTCATTGTTCCTTATTGATTCTAAAACACCCTTTTTTGCTTCTccttttccatattttaaaatgatgtggtttttattaagttcgtttatttgaattaggctatttaatttttttaatgtaaaGTCACAAacgttttttattttttctttttgcgTGTTTATATAAGCATTTGGAGAATTGAAAATGTGGGTTTTGCTGtctgtaaaaaaaaagttgtaattatagtttttttaaaacacacacatatttatgtacatacatatgtatattactTTCAATGAAAGACCGAAGAATTCCATCGATAATATTCAATTTTTCTTCTGGAACAAAACTGTATTTTGATAGGCTATAAAATGAgaagcatatatatgtttattttgtgAGTAGCaaaacattaaaatataCTAGTCACCCTTTTtggtattatatatataacaaaatttaacACCAAAATAAATCACATTTAAGGATTCTTAAAACTTACAGTTTCACAACATCATCAGAAGTGTCTTCAAACGAACCTTCTACGTCGAGAAACAAATCTTTTATAGTTTGCTTTATTGCATTTATATCATCACTAAAGTCATCtgaaattttatcaaattctTCAAAGatctaaatataaaaattaaaagaaaaaaacatattcatttggtatttattttttgtgtgttattgtttaattattattcttataTGTCAGTATATATcggattttaaaaaatgaataccTTATTTTTCGACTGATCAATATTAGATTCTTTCTTAGGATCTTTATCTAAATAGATACTTTTTCCTTTTGGCCCAATGcctaaaaacaaaaaaaaaataataatgaaaaaaactCCTTCATAATAATTACGAAGATTCACAATTGTGGATATgaataaaagtatattataaatatataagtttaaaaataatttttatatttcctcATAATAAATGTCTTATGAgttgtacatatatatattctctTATGTTGTGCAAGAAAATGTGTATGTttcattcatatttatttatcatatatgtGCATGTATTGTTGTTCATTacttaaattaaaagacaaaacacattttaaaatgataaataggACTAAAATGGtagttaatattttcattgtgTTAAACGGtatgtaataattaatGGGAGTTAACTTTTTTGGATTTGTGTCTCAAATCATGAAACCTTAAATTATTGTTGTATATAGGTTTTACACTTAAAAGTCCAAATTTATACTATTGTGTGAAACCAcgttttttgtattaaaagacaaataataaataaataaaaaggaaggTGTCTGCttcatattataaattatatatatatgtatttatgtataattaAAGGAAGCATAAGAatgtgttatattttttttgtgtctGGGGTAAAACGGGAAAGAAGTATATCCAAATAATATGTGATaggttttcattttataaaataagcaaatgcggaatattatttcaaatgagaaatttataattgttCAGAGAACACATAAGTGTGTTACGCTTTTAAAGGCAAAACttcccattttttattaaacgattgaatattaaaaaaaattgagcACATAAGAACTCCGTAAATAttgatattatattaaaaaataatataagcatgcataaataattttttttggctAGCTACAAAAGTTCATACTATATTGCTAatggtatatattttaatggGAATTAAAGTACAATTtcatatgaaaaagaaaagaaaaaataatatatcaattatgttacatatatttattcgaCACAACCATCCTATATCGTATGTTAGACatgttaattttatatattcaggAAAtgttaacaaaaaatttatattgttataattttttaaacatgcatgtaaaaagaaaaataaaacaaaatcggtaaaataaaaaattaagctTCTAATACTCATAAGCTGGTTGTACTATTTAGGGTGTAGACTTAAATAGGAAATAGCATATAACAAGACGAACTTTTCGCATTGTTTCTTTAAGCACTTATTTCTCTTATTCATGATATAAATTGTAATATGTTCAAATTAATTAGTATTTAACCAAAATCGCGATATtattggaaaaatatattatagtCATTTTTCTCTTGGGGCAAATTCACAAATCTCATCAAACGAAAGTATGTgtgtattttatatatgataaaaatttttaaacctaaagataaaatatatctatttattataataatcaccgttatttctatttatttatgtggttgcatttaaaaaaaaagtttagttcatatatacttaaatttttttttcaagtatttaaattaaacacatttaatatattaatctATGTGTTATTTGGTTtagtatttataaaattcataATAGTATACGTTTTTATTctaaaaacaattttaataacatagtataataaaataatttcaatTATTGTGGTAAGGAACCccacatattttattgaaaattCGAGTTTGATATATAAGCACCATCAAccaaaatatatctttaaaaaatataagtgcGAGTGAGAGAACCTTATATATAgttgttttataaaatattatggtatttttatacatacttatatgtatatattaggTTAATTACATTGAAGAATTGTATTTTGTTAcaagcaaaaaaataaaatattgcatatttgtttttgtgcattttttttcttgtatatattgattaagtatattatatatatgtgttgTCGTAATATCAAATATGTGGTAATTTAATATGTACCAAATTAAATAGTGATAtctctaaaaaaaaaaaaaaaattaatttgtacatgtaatatatataatatttatttcatttttgaaGGGCGTGAGCaagctatatttttaagaacAAAGCTATatcgaatttttttttgaatttataattttctaaaaattccatttaaatttatgaatttttttaattaaaaacataaaattaattatatataaattttcttatatttactattatataatgtaaGTTTGTGTgttatagatatatttatatattatattttttttaatatacagctttttttttttttacaactaAAATGTGTGCgcgtaaaaaaatatgcatatagtaaaaaaaaaaaaaaaaaaaaaaagctggatacttaaaaaaacataaatttacCTGACCCACGCAAATATGTTAatgttatattaaattatttacctTTAATCgtattatttgttaattAATTACATTTGTTACTTTCACATTCAcgccttttttatttacgttaattaaattaattatattaacataatatatttttggcTTTTATtcctatatttatttgttaaaaatgttgTTTTAAGttcttataaaaaaaatatataacaatatataaatatgtgtatataatatatatttatatatttgcaactttttatttgttctagttcctttttgtttttatttattttttggttcttatactattataattaaaaaaaagatttttaatatttttttgtttttttatttaatgcaGAAATCTATACtatactatattttttaatgttatatttttaattttgatttttctcGTTTCTcgttttttgtttttgtttttcgtttttatattgtatttctttatttaaaaatggcTGTTACAAATGAGGAATTAAAAACAGCACACAAAATTGTTAGAAGAGTTTCAAATATTGAAGCTTTTGATAAAAGTGGAGTAGTTTTTAAGGTAATAGAAATTGCACatagttatatttatttacttatttGCGCATTTTTCCCCATTTAAATTTGTCcgtaatatttatttttattttattttacattagGGATATCAAATATGGACAAATATATCCCCAACTATCGAAGAAGATCCCAATGTTATGTTTGTTAAGTGTGTTGTGCAACATGGCTCTAACCaagataaattaaatgtCGTTCAAATTGACCCACCTGGAAACGGAACGGTTAATAttcatatgaaaaaaaatatatatttgaaataaagcatgataatgaatttatatcatGGATATTATAACAATCCATAAaggtgtatatataaataaatatatgtttttttcatatttctttctttttagCCATACGAAAttgacataaaaaatgcatggAATTGTAACTCACAAGTAGACCCTATGTCATTTGGTGATATTGGTTTATTAAACCATACAAATACCCCCTGTGTTCTTGACTTTTTGAAGCATAGATATTTAAAGAATCAAATATACACCACTGCTTGCCCTTTAATTGTTGCAATAAAcccatataaaaatttgggAAATACAACTGATGAATGGATTCGTAAGTATCGTGATGCAGCTGACCACACTAGATTACCAccccatattttttcttgcGCACGAGAAGCTTTAGCAAATTTACATGGTGTTAACAAGAGCCAAACTATTATTGTTTCTGGTGAATCTGGTGCAGGAAAAACCGAAGcaacaaaacaaattatga
This region of Plasmodium chabaudi chabaudi strain AS genome assembly, chromosome: 13 genomic DNA includes:
- a CDS encoding tetratricopeptide repeat protein, putative, which translates into the protein MLRLRRFNKLWARSIFLNVRNFCENKKIHYNGPKDTYINSGLELKNEDTEKLISLMKESLKLKLLTCTYYSEEIGKHYLELAILEHKNLLLNDSKNHYLKSYEIYKKIYSENSIMCANIQTYIGVIYKDLGDLKASEEFLQLSLANKKLICNDKNYLIVDTLNNLGSLYQHKKNYTTSIEYFEECIRILLSSSIHLHKDEQIALCYYNLSFSYIGINDINSAITCLIRSYQMAQNAFGPDHMLTVRIKTLWNRLESEAAEGK
- a CDS encoding casein kinase II beta chain, putative, producing the protein MDHISDDSLNNTFEEEDNQEEDVEISGEEFDNQIRSDYKEEEYEHDEDGEGIPGLEPKDGEHEQGEEEEEDEEEEEEEEEEEEEDEDEDEEDDDDDDDDDDDDDDYDDDDEYDEDDFNEATVSWIEWFCQLKQNIFLVEVDEDFIRDEFNLIGLQTKVPHFKKLLKIILDEDDDDDDDDDDDDDYDEDDDEINRRSEELYKNKDIYEQNAACLYGLIHSRFILTSKGLALMREKYKSGIYGTCPSIYCDNAKLLPTAISEVPKFLSPLLYCPRCCETYYPHKNSLINQLDGSYFGTSFASFFALSFNILSDKKKNYYTPQICGFTINRDIRENLYLEMNKDNSESSEEFS
- a CDS encoding sporozoite protein essential for cell traversal, putative — its product is MKILTTILVLFIILKCVLSFNLRVFFIIIFFLFLGIGPKGKSIYLDKDPKKESNIDQSKNKIFEEFDKISDDFSDDINAIKQTIKDLFLDVEGSFEDTSDDVVKLLSKYSFVPEEKLNIIDGILRSFIENSKTHIFNSPNAYINTQKEKIKNVCDFTLKKLNSLIQINELNKNHIILKYGKGEAKKGVLESIRNNDNISKNLKSELLKYENVSNQNIRISELIDFITPIYEDFINKLVNLINDLQIKLNKIPK